The Acidimicrobiales bacterium DNA window TCGGGATGTTGAGGTCGGCGATCTCGTCGTCGGGGATGCGGTCGAGGTGCTTCACCAGCGCCCGCAGGCTGTTGCCGTGGGCGGCCAGCAGCACGACCCGGCCGGCCCGCAGGTCGGGGACGACGGCGTCGGCCCAGTACGGGAGCATGCGGGCGACCACGTCGGCCAGGCACTCGCTCGCCGGCAGCACGTCGGGCGGCAGGTCGCGGTAGCGGGGGTCGTGGCCGGGGTGGTGCTCGGAGCCGGGGTCGACGGGCGGCGGCGGCACGTCGTAGCTCCGCCGCCAGGCGAACACCTGCTCCTTGCCGTAGCGCTCGGTGGTCGCCTTCTTGTCGAGGCCCTGGAGGGCGCCGTAGTGGCGCTCGTTCAGCCGCCAGTGGCGCCGCACCGGCACCCAGAGGCGGCCGCAGGCCCGCAGGCAGAGGTCGGCGGTGCGGATCGCCCTGACGAGGACGGACGTGTGGACCACGTCGGGGAGCACGCC harbors:
- a CDS encoding phosphoglyceromutase, with translation MTTLVLLRHGQSTWNAENLFTGWYDCDLTERGEAEARRGGELLAEAGVLPDVVHTSVLVRAIRTADLCLRACGRLWVPVRRHWRLNERHYGALQGLDKKATTERYGKEQVFAWRRSYDVPPPPVDPGSEHHPGHDPRYRDLPPDVLPASECLADVVARMLPYWADAVVPDLRAGRVVLLAAHGNSLRALVKHLDRIPDDEIADLNIPTGNPLVYHLDEDLRPVGSGYLDREAAEAGAAEVARQAG